The following coding sequences lie in one Sphingomonas sp. M1-B02 genomic window:
- a CDS encoding calcium-binding protein: protein MAIYVGTGGNDTIDGSATDDTILGNDGNDSLHGLAGTDSIEGGNGDDLLDGGTGSDILVGGAGNDTYYVDGDGDVITEAGAGGTTDAVISSSSYTLLANVSVDSLSYGPAPVAGKAFTGADSTGTVGVNLTGNNLAIVINGNAGQNVIDGGRNTDATKGDTLQGFDGNDTYVIRNPNDFIVSDTKGIDTVYVSAFDLGQQGQAVPTYSLLTNGTTGIDSLSASNQSGTESIYLTGGSDSQSVVGNMGTNTLDGGGGVDTLIGLDGNDTYLIGDTLDVISQETGGFDTVTFITGLGTYNLTTAGNKAMADTSIEVVQATDTTNNVTGNNQGQVVTAAGLAAGTAATLSGGAGIDTLVGHAGNDAFVVDVDGETVTETSKAGTSANDVLLYEGKTGGFNLADGQLIETMAVADTTGVVGARLAYNGTSNGVYLVGNDASQSIFGAGGNDILNGDRGATTNADTLYGGAGSDTYRVYATTDIVSEGQFSTAGVVDNTKDAGGANDTIFTSVTYSLGTVLGGGLGGGVETLSTSDQGATTAIDLTGAANANTLIGNFGKNTLDGVLNTGADAGKGDTLIGLSGDDTYTVRQANDVVIEASGGGLFDTLNFAAGFKDATGLAAGTTYVLNADSEVDTINLSNGVIDITGSKYAQVINGSVADETIRGGGGADLLVGGGGNDTYFISAGSDGVVIQDTVGANVVNYTGTTGGFALTNAATVATVNATGSSGDVYLVGNSGVQTLNGNVGNNILNGGGGLDGAGKGDTLVGGAGDDTYRVFNSNYQGSTTAAATGDVVTEGAGAGNDTVYTSASFVLGTNVENLVAADQANVTTLTLVGNALDNVISGSNGNNVLVGADGRDYLTGLGGADTFHFGGTIALANADTIADFSSAQGDKISLSETSFAATGGATAFGPTVEGAEFQNGTVASGSQATILYDQATGRVFFDSDGAGATAAVLFAQVNPGTTLAATDFVITPTTTLPTAA from the coding sequence GATGGCGATGGCGATGTGATCACTGAAGCGGGCGCGGGCGGCACGACCGACGCCGTCATCTCTTCGAGCAGCTACACGCTCCTGGCAAATGTCAGCGTCGACTCGCTGTCGTATGGTCCGGCTCCGGTCGCGGGCAAGGCATTCACCGGTGCGGACTCGACCGGGACGGTCGGCGTCAATCTCACCGGCAACAATCTCGCCATTGTCATCAACGGCAACGCCGGTCAGAACGTTATCGACGGCGGCCGCAACACCGATGCGACCAAGGGCGATACGCTCCAGGGCTTCGACGGCAACGACACCTATGTCATCCGCAACCCGAACGACTTCATCGTCAGCGACACCAAGGGCATCGACACGGTTTATGTGTCTGCGTTCGATCTTGGCCAGCAGGGTCAGGCAGTTCCGACCTACTCGCTGCTGACGAACGGCACGACCGGCATTGATAGCCTTTCGGCATCGAACCAGAGCGGCACCGAGAGCATCTATCTCACCGGCGGTTCCGACAGCCAGAGCGTCGTCGGCAACATGGGCACCAACACCCTTGACGGTGGCGGCGGTGTCGATACGCTGATCGGTCTCGACGGCAACGACACCTATCTGATCGGTGACACGCTCGATGTGATCAGTCAGGAAACCGGTGGGTTCGATACGGTGACCTTCATCACCGGCCTGGGCACCTATAACCTGACCACCGCCGGCAATAAGGCGATGGCAGATACGTCGATCGAAGTCGTTCAGGCGACCGACACTACGAACAACGTCACCGGCAACAACCAGGGTCAGGTTGTGACCGCAGCCGGCCTGGCTGCTGGGACCGCGGCAACGCTGAGCGGCGGTGCAGGCATCGACACGCTCGTCGGTCATGCGGGTAACGACGCCTTCGTTGTCGATGTCGACGGCGAGACCGTTACCGAGACCAGCAAGGCGGGCACCAGCGCTAACGACGTGCTGCTCTACGAGGGCAAGACCGGCGGCTTCAACCTGGCGGACGGTCAGCTTATCGAGACGATGGCGGTAGCAGATACCACTGGCGTGGTAGGTGCTCGTCTCGCGTATAACGGCACCTCGAATGGCGTTTATCTGGTCGGCAACGACGCGTCGCAGTCGATCTTCGGCGCCGGCGGCAACGACATCCTCAATGGGGATCGCGGTGCCACCACCAATGCCGACACGCTGTACGGCGGTGCAGGCAGCGACACCTATCGTGTCTACGCGACCACCGACATCGTTTCGGAAGGTCAGTTCAGCACAGCGGGCGTTGTCGACAACACCAAGGATGCCGGCGGCGCGAACGACACGATCTTCACGAGCGTGACCTACTCGCTCGGGACGGTTCTCGGCGGCGGTCTTGGTGGCGGCGTTGAGACGCTTTCGACGTCCGACCAGGGCGCTACCACGGCAATCGATCTGACCGGTGCTGCGAATGCCAACACGCTGATCGGCAACTTCGGCAAGAATACGCTCGACGGTGTTCTGAACACCGGTGCGGACGCCGGCAAGGGCGATACGCTGATCGGTCTTAGCGGAGACGACACCTACACGGTCCGTCAGGCCAACGACGTGGTCATCGAGGCTTCCGGTGGCGGCCTGTTCGACACGCTGAACTTTGCAGCTGGCTTTAAGGATGCCACCGGCCTCGCGGCAGGTACGACTTATGTCCTCAACGCCGACTCCGAAGTTGACACGATCAACCTCAGCAATGGCGTGATCGATATCACCGGCAGCAAATATGCCCAGGTCATCAACGGCTCGGTTGCCGATGAGACGATCCGGGGCGGCGGCGGCGCCGATCTTCTGGTCGGCGGTGGCGGCAACGACACCTACTTCATCTCGGCCGGCAGCGACGGTGTGGTGATCCAGGATACGGTCGGCGCGAACGTCGTGAACTATACCGGCACGACGGGCGGCTTCGCCCTCACCAACGCGGCGACTGTCGCTACGGTGAATGCTACGGGCTCAAGCGGCGACGTCTACCTCGTCGGCAATAGCGGCGTGCAGACTCTCAATGGCAACGTGGGCAACAACATCCTGAACGGCGGCGGCGGTCTCGACGGCGCGGGCAAGGGTGACACGCTGGTTGGCGGCGCGGGTGACGACACCTATCGTGTCTTCAACTCGAACTACCAGGGCTCGACGACTGCCGCAGCTACCGGTGATGTTGTCACCGAGGGTGCAGGCGCAGGTAACGACACGGTCTACACCAGCGCGAGCTTCGTGCTGGGCACCAACGTCGAGAACCTGGTCGCAGCTGATCAGGCCAATGTCACGACGCTGACGCTGGTCGGTAACGCGCTCGACAACGTGATCTCGGGCTCGAACGGCAACAACGTGCTGGTTGGTGCAGATGGTCGTGACTATCTCACCGGTCTCGGTGGGGCGGACACGTTCCACTTCGGCGGAACCATCGCGCTCGCAAATGCCGACACGATCGCGGACTTCAGCTCGGCGCAGGGTGACAAGATCTCCCTCTCGGAGACTTCGTTCGCGGCTACTGGCGGGGCGACCGCTTTCGGTCCGACCGTTGAAGGCGCCGAGTTCCAGAACGGCACGGTTGCCAGCGGCAGCCAGGCTACCATCCTGTACGATCAGGCAACTGGCCGCGTGTTCTTCGACTCGGACGGTGCTGGTGCGACTGCGGCGGTTCTCTTCGCCCAGGTCAATCCGGGCACGACGCTCGCAGCGACGGACTTCGTGATCACGCCGACCACGACGCTGCCGACCGCAGCGTAA